CCTGCTCTGGGGCTCATTTTTGCactttctgtttcattttgaCTGTCTTTAGTATTGTTTTTGGCTTGCAGTAAtgaatcttcttttccacattcaCTATGCTTTCTGTGGAGGCCTAAAGGGTATAGTCTGGATGGGCTTGAAGAACCTGGATATATTAAGGTAGCATCCTCTATTAGGTGAGAAGTTTGATCTCTGTTCACACTCACTACATGTGGAGGCTTCAGGCTGTAGGGAGGATAAGGATGCTCTGCAGATCTATAAAATGCATATGGCATTGGGGGACCGGAATGCAGTTGCTGCAGAAGTCTATAATGATCCAGTGGTGATGAGCTGATCGGTTTTGAAAGTGGTGTTCCAGAGGCTTGAGCAGAATGGGTGAGAAACTGCCTTTGATCTGGGGTGGCATACACTGATAGCAATGGGCTTTCACATTCATGTGGGCTACCTGGAAATTGATATGTTGAGCAGATAGTAGCCAGTCCTTGTTCTGTATAAAAATGAGGTGAGTACTCTGGAATCATTGGTTGCATGTAATAGGGAATAGATCCAAAGCCTTTTGCAGATGAAACCTTTTGTGGGAAATCTGGTGAGATGAAATTGGGTCCTGTTTTCCATGGGTGGACTGGGCTATGAAATGCAGACTTTGTAAAATAAGGAGCATGTTTGCCATTTGTGTGAGATAGGGAAGATAATTCAGGAACATCTTTACACTCTGGTCCTTTAATCTGTCTGTGATCTCCTATGGGAACAAAAGCCGAGGGTCTTATAATACTTTCCAAAACAGGTGACTTACTCATCACATCTTCAGTATTGGCCAAAGTGCTTTCCTTCTGCATTACAAGCTTTTCTGTTTGAGTTGATGGTTTGCTTGTTCCATGGTTTTGTAAATCTAAGTTTTCCTTCGCTTCATCTTTAGCATTTCCTTGCTGAAGTTTAGAATCCGGGATAAGTCCATTTGCAGTAGAACTGGGAGGTGACTTAACTAAGGCTTCTATTTGGTTGGTTTGCTTTGGCTCCAAAGAGTTGGACTTTGGACACTTGATCGCTCTGTCCTGTTCTGTTACTAAAGTAATGGAGTTTTTGCAGAGACCATACTTCATGTGGTTAAAAAGATGTGACTTCTCATTGCAGGTGAAAGGACACTGGAAGCATTTGTATTTAAATGGTTTTCCTGGGGGTCGTGGGATATAGTGAGGTTTCTTTGGTTTACGCTCTTTGAGGAGACTCATTGTTCTGCTTTTATACAGTTAAGAGTTCTTGAAATTGATCAAAATGTGCTTTGCTTTCTAGCAGCAAACTTTAAATGTTGCTAGTTTTACAAGTTTTACCAAACCTGATGTTTAATATAGAAAAGTCTGATTGGAAGCCCACTCTACCACTCCAGGTTCTTGAGGAAAAAACAGCATTGCAGTAACAGCTTGTACAGGAACTGcaacaggaaaaaaatgaaaatgagttaTTCCAGTAAAAATTATTGCATTCCTGTGGACACACTTGCATATGTTTCTTTTGTAATTAATACTTCTATTAGACAGGGTAGAGAAAACTTTTATATAAActttgtttctccttttttttgtaTCTTGGGAGTGCTGGCCACATGATCCTTATTCAtagtggaggtaattttcaaaacgatttaagcatgtaaataggcttttgaaaattacttttacatgcataactcctttgaaaattcacttctatgtgtgtatttatattttttgcttttgaaaggcttagtctagagcagtggtccccaaccctgtcctgggggcccaccagccagtcgggtctTCAGGATattcgcaatgaatatgcatgagagaaaatttccatgcactgcctccataacatgcaaattttctctcataaatattcattgtggatatcctgaaaatggcTGGTGGgcctcccaggacagggttggggaccactgggtcTAGAGGTTTATCTAGGGTGGAGTGGGGGCAGCTTTGCCCAGTGAGTTAGGGCAGGTATCTGGCAATTTAGTCAAAATGTATTTTGACCCAAGATGGTAAATAGCAATACTTGAAAAGTTATATACGGTGTAGGACCTCAGGCTTCAAGGCCCCTCAGAGAATGTTCACAATGTCTTTGTTACTTTGGCATACATCCTACGAATACTAGCAATACATTGTTTATTCCGAACTGGAGAAACTTGGAACTGTTGTAAATTGAATTCTAAGTTTTAACTGCTTTATTTCTTCTagggatttgttttgtttcaattaatacacactaaaacaaaatgcaaattagaaatgaaacaaaaaaaaaaaaaaagaacatttttgcctGCATGCCCTTAATTTCTTCAAATATTAGGAAGAGTGGTAAGAAAACCTATACACCTGTGACTTATCTTTTCTGTAACATTTACAAAGTGAATTAAGAAACCAAATGGCTCTTTTAAGAACAATTTTGTCTGCTGTACACATTCAGGTACATTTGTAAAACAAATATGTGATATttgttttacaaatgtaactGTCTTGCTATGGAAAAAGAAAAGTCAGTCTTTAGCCTGATAATATGCTTAGCACAGTGATGGCTTGTATCAGCATGTTCCTTTCTGCTTACTGATTCTGAAGGCGTGAGAACCTCTAGCAGTTTAGTTCCCATAGATCGGGGAGTAGTGTGTGTGTTATGGCAAGGATCTAAAAACTGATCATTTCATCTCTaatgtaaaacaaaatatcatGGTGTAAAGGATGACTATTGCAAAACAATTCAGGTACTCGAAACATTTGGAATACAAAGGTTGATTAAAGAGCCTGCTATTTGGTAACaagtttctgtaaggttttcatAATTTGGAAACAATTCTGAATTAGTTTTTAAGTTTTGGGTTCTGTTCACAATGTAGTTGTCTCAGAAATCATTAAACTAAGGTTTTACTGAATGCGAACTTcctgggaaggcttttaaaagcAGCGTTGCTAGCTAGAAtctttaaaatattaatttacTTAGCTAAATGCTTAGTAGTGCTAACCATTCTTATGGCTATTGTAGTTTTATACTGTAAGTTTACATACTATATCCTTCCAGATTGTTGCAGCcgtgtttgtttaaaaaaaaaaaaaaaagttgggtaaAATACTTAATAAAAAGCTGTGCTTAATCGAAatagactttttaaaaaagttcCAGTATAACTCATCAACTGAAATAATTAAAAGGAATTTTGGTAAAATGTGTTTGTGTATTATATATTCGGCTACTTAACAAATATAGAAATTTTAACTATTAGAAATAGTTTTTATTGAACATCCAACTTGCATGGTAGATTCCTTTTTACTAATGAAGTAGAAAAGGAGACTTGTTTATTtgctttggactttttttttttttttaatgagcatCTATGCAAAGAAATTGGAAATGCTTTCTTGGTAAAATGTGTTTATTCATTACCAAAGACAGTTTTTCATATTTAAAGTGAATATTTCACTACAGCATGGTATGTATCTAAATCTGAACTTTTAATAAGAAGGAATTTATTGTGTTCAATAGAATATTTGCAAAATGGAGGAATTGAaggtctgtattttattttactcatTGACACGAGTGCACACAATGTTAAACGGATGGCTCTAATGTGAAATGCACACAGTGCTCGGCTAAGTTTCTATGCTGGTGGTGAATGATAATTTTCATTAAAGAGAATCAAACAAGTTGTAGTTCACATGAATTTTTATTGGACTGACCTGTGCCaggaagttgcagaatataagattttataaaaataaacaatgcaTTTGGAATCATGTACAGCttgtttgttctttatttctaCATTCCTAAATGTAACACACGGCAACCCTACAACTTCCATTAAGAAAGTCGAAGGGTAGCTACTCTGCTGCACatagattttatttaaaatcagtGTTTGGTGCTTGTAAAGCATATAGGTGATTCATTGTGGAAAGTTTGCAGTAGACCTGGTCAGGTCAGTTTATTCCCACTATTCTCTGTGCTTTCTTGAAATTGCCAGCACTAATAAGTCTAGATGAAGGTTACTGTTGTCAAAACAAACAAGCATTGAGTTTGATTATTTACAGCAACAGGTTGAATTTTGTATTCAGATACATAGATGAATGAGGGAGATAgtgaaaatatattaaatatttttatttatgaaagATGCAAAGAGATATTACATAAATGATTTGCAGAGTAGCACTGGCATATTAGATACCATTCTCCGTCACATCTATTTTCAGTATAGTAAATATATCACAACTAGAAAcataatttttaataaagatttttccaatgactagctgttttttttttttttttacttaaaatgcattttgaattttatttgaaatgttatttattgcacATTGTCAGGATATGCATGTTAATTGGCTCTATTTCATTAGAAATAATTTCGTTTTGTCAACTtgatttataaaacaaaatggaaaccTGTACTATAGTACAAGTTCcctctttttaaataaatctgtttCTCAATTTTTGGTGTAATTCATCTAAATTATTAGCAATTGACTTCTGTTATAGAGTGCCTGTAGTATGTAGACTGAAAACAATATACCGTATCTGTTGTGTTTAGCTTTCTTGCATATGATTGTACTGCATTTCTGGTTGTATATCTTTTTAGTATCACTGTTGATGTTCCTCCCGGCTAAGAATATATTCTATATACTTTTCTTGAAAACATCACTATATTGTAATGTAACTTGTACTGACTATTATTCTGGAGCCTTTTCTTCGTTCTGTAGCATTGACAATGTGTTTCTCTAATTTTAGTTTCTCCCTGATGCGTTGACTTACCTCAGAAAAAAAACTAGCCAGTATGTAGCTAGTTAAGGATAATGGTCCAGATTGTTTTGTAAAGTTATTGTATATT
This genomic interval from Rhinatrema bivittatum chromosome 4, aRhiBiv1.1, whole genome shotgun sequence contains the following:
- the ZNF750 gene encoding zinc finger protein 750 translates to MSLLKERKPKKPHYIPRPPGKPFKYKCFQCPFTCNEKSHLFNHMKYGLCKNSITLVTEQDRAIKCPKSNSLEPKQTNQIEALVKSPPSSTANGLIPDSKLQQGNAKDEAKENLDLQNHGTSKPSTQTEKLVMQKESTLANTEDVMSKSPVLESIIRPSAFVPIGDHRQIKGPECKDVPELSSLSHTNGKHAPYFTKSAFHSPVHPWKTGPNFISPDFPQKVSSAKGFGSIPYYMQPMIPEYSPHFYTEQGLATICSTYQFPGSPHECESPLLSVYATPDQRQFLTHSAQASGTPLSKPISSSPLDHYRLLQQLHSGPPMPYAFYRSAEHPYPPYSLKPPHVVSVNRDQTSHLIEDATLIYPGSSSPSRLYPLGLHRKHSECGKEDSLLQAKNNTKDSQNETESAKMSPRAGSAATGSPGRPSPTNFTQTSQAFEGLFGLTSKSSPSPFGKYEHSEEIFTAFRPVKSSPETKDSHNLQTQHGEESPSSIEVTSEGMHNKPENPSVINEGALFSAADDNELAPLNLSKKSDSILVTSNELMYKNTLILKGQNFMDMQDMPLNLSVRDSCNTGLKTLVHNPLHDSVTSTSEKTESEISNALVCDKKIYQNNEDDKNAFSTKSAEVQDLQDLRMIDHCDEQKQTAAVALCQLAAYSPGRIRMGNEDEDSQDNGSNQTEAAQSSPDVQENPCNPKARGQKRTHQKDSVKSQAGTKKPKVVDSGRVFTLRKRARVS